In a single window of the Arachis hypogaea cultivar Tifrunner chromosome 6, arahy.Tifrunner.gnm2.J5K5, whole genome shotgun sequence genome:
- the LOC112696354 gene encoding protein WHAT'S THIS FACTOR 9, mitochondrial, producing MFRTFFGDVRNYGLLRKGYIYQQRFSLVNVKLKWVKDRKLDAAVAGQKDLKAVEILVSIIASSSECCLPIYRLNPHRGQLGLPIDLKVSTFIRRYPTIFVESNFLDSGGTPVPSFGLSPQALKLHHEQVNILEHDQLELRDRLCRLLMLTRDRILPLQTIDQLKWDLGLPNDYPSSFVPNHPDRFSLVHLPDNRVGLKLLFWDDKLAVSEILKNASLQQDQEDIKNGTLAFPVSFTRGFGFRRKCMEWLKEWQKLPYTSPYTNASHLDPRTDESEKRVVGVFHELLHLTLHKQTERKNVSNLRKPLGLPQKFTKAFERHPGIFYLSNKSDTQTVILREAYNGRELIQKHPLVRVREKLANLLKKGLHDKSRGYTRDIDESNSDIESEMDEYDSDGFPIITKEGWGRGG from the coding sequence ATGTTCCGGACTTTTTTCGGTGATGTAAGAAATTATGGTTTACTTCGAAAGGGATATATTTACCAGCAGAGGTTTAGCCTTGTGAACGTTAAGTTGAAATGGGTGAAAGATCGAAAACTGGATGCCGCTGTAGCTGGTCAGAAAGATCTTAAGGCGGTTGAGATCCTTGTTTCCATCATTGCCTCGTCTTCCGAATGTTGCCTTCCCATATATCGTCTTAATCCCCATCGCGGACAACTTGGTCTTCCTATTGATCTTAAGGTGTCTACCTTTATCAGAAGATATCCTACTATTTTTGTGGAGTCCAATTTTCTTGACAGTGGCGGCACTCCTGTTCCCAGTTTCGGCTTGAGTCCTCAAGCCTTGAAGCTTCACCATGAGCAAGTTAACATCCTTGAGCATGATCAGTTGGAACTCAGGGATAGGCTATGCAGATTGCTTATGCTAACAAGAGACAGGATCCTTCCACTACAAACTATTGATCAATTAAAATGGGACTTGGGTTTGCCCAATGATTACCCGAGTTCTTTTGTTCCGAATCACCCTGATCGGTTCTCTCTTGTTCACCTCCCTGATAATCGTGTTGGCTTGAAGTTGTTGTTTTGGGATGACAAGCTCGCTGTCTCGGAGATACTGAAGAATGCTTCTTTACAACAAGATCAAGAAGACATAAAAAATGGAACCTTAGCCTTTCCGGTTAGTTTCACAAGGGGTTTTGGTTTCAGAAGAAAATGCATGGAGTGGTTGAAAGAGTGGCAGAAACTCCCCTATACTTCACCTTACACTAATGCCTCACATTTGGATCCTCGTACCGATGAATCCGAGAAGAGGGTTGTCGGAGTCTTCCATGAGCTCCTTCATCTCACCCTTCATAAACAAACCGAACGCAAGAATGTCAGCAACTTGCGCAAACCCTTAGGGCTTCCTCAGAAATTCACCAAAGCATTTGAACGTCATCCTGGTATTTTTTACCTTTCCAATAAGAGTGACACGCAAACGGTGATTCTTAGAGAGGCCTACAATGGTAGGGAACTCATACAGAAGCATCCCCTTGTGAGAGTCAGAGAGAAACTTGCAAATTTATTGAAGAAGGGGTTACATGATAAGAGCAGGGGTTACACAAGAGATATAGATGAGTCAAACTCAGACATAGAGAGTGAAATGGATGAATATGATTCAGATGGCTTCCCCATAATCACTAAAGAGGGATGGGGGCGGGGCGGGTAG